From a single Sparus aurata chromosome 13, fSpaAur1.1, whole genome shotgun sequence genomic region:
- the LOC115594582 gene encoding ubiquitin carboxyl-terminal hydrolase 2-like has protein sequence MSPPSWYRTTFNSAAMPSLRHSYTVTVPEEPTAFPLDKHELQRKSPSLSRSKLVSTFMGLIINQAKHKSPQGLVGLRNLGNTCFMNSILQCLSNTPELRDYCLRNVHRTDLNNNCRTNAALMEEFAKLTQSLWTSVNNEAISPSDFRSQIQRYAPKFVGCNQQDAQEFLRCLLDGLHNEVNRVTVRPKVSVEDFDHLSDEEKGKRMWNMYLEREDSKVVDLFVGQLKSSVTCTVCGFRSTVFDPFWDLSIPVAQKSTGEVTLKDCMRLFTKEDVLDGEERPTCNRCKARRKCTKRFSIQKFPQILVLHLKRFSDSNNRASKLSTFVNFPLKELDLREFASESSERAVYNLYAVSNHSGNALGGHYTAYCRNPALGEWYSYNDTRVSPVSSSQVRSSNAYVLFYELVPSQHSKYQTCRL, from the exons ATGTCTCCTCCATCCTGGTATCGGACCACATTCAACAGCGCTGCCATGCCGAGTCTGCGACACTCGTACACGGTGACGGTTCCGGAGGAACCGACCGCTTTCCCCCTGGACAAACACGAACTGCAGCGGAAGAGCCCGTCGTTGTCCCGGTCCAAGCTGGTGTCCACGTTCATGGGTCTGATCATCAACCAGGCCAAG CACAAGAGTCCTCAAGGCCTGGTGGGACTGAGGAACCTGGGCAACACG TGCTTCATGAACTCGATCCTGCAGTGTCTCAGCAACACTCCCGAGCTGAGAGATTACTGCCTGAGAAACGTCCACCGCACGGACCTCAACAACAACTGCAGGACCAACGCTGCTCTCATGGAAG AGTTCGCAAAGCTGACTCAGAGCCTGTGGACTTCTGTGAACAACGAGGCCATCAGTCCCTCTGATTTCAGGAGCCAGATCCAGAGATACGCTCCCAAATTCGTGGGCTGCAA TCAACAGGACGCCCAGGAGTTTCTGCGCTGCTTATTGGACGGCCTCCACAATGAGGTGAACAGAGTGACGGTCCGCCCGAAGGTGTCCGTCGAGGACTTTGACCACCTCTC GGATGAAGAAAAGGGCAAGCGGATGTGGAACATGTAcctggagagagaggacagcaAAGTAGTTG ATCTGTTCGTTGGACAGCTGAAAAGCTCTGTGACCTGCACCGTCTGCGGCTTCCGCTCCACCGTGTTCGATCCGTTCTGGGACCTGTCGATACCTGTAGCACAG AAGAGCACGGGTGAAGTGACTCTCAAAGACTGCATGAGGCTCTTTACAAAAGAGGATGTTTTGGACGGAGAGGAGAGACCG ACCTGCAACAGATGCAAAGCCAGAAGGAAATGCACCAAAAGATTCAGCATCCAGAAGTTCCCTCAGATCCTCGTGCTTC ACCTGAAGCGTTTCTCCGACTCTAACAACCGAGCCAGCAAACTCTCCACTTTCGTCAACTTCCCCCTCAAAGAGCTCGACCTGCGGGAGTTCGCCTCGGAGAGCAGCG AGCGCGCTGTGTATAACCTGTACGCGGTGTCCAACCACTCCGGAAACGCTCTGGGCGGCCATTACACGGCCTACTGCAGGAACCCGGCGCTGGGGGAGTGGTACAGCTACAACGACACCAG GGTGAGCCCCGTGTCCTCCAGCCAAGTTCGCAGCAGCAACGCCTACGTCCTCTTCTACGAACTGGTCCCCTCCCAACACAGCAAATATCAGACATGTCGGCTTTAG
- the tecta gene encoding alpha-tectorin, translated as MVRPGCPVILLQLFSIFIRTGATTQDILYPYGPGHRDLETPKMDDGSSPEITLLIPFIFFNIPYRSIYVNNNGVVSFHVQVSQFTPEAFPLSDSRSFIAPLWADVHNGIRGDVYYRESTEPGILERATQDVRKYFKNMPTFTATWVFIATWHQVTFYGGSQTTPVNTFQTVLISDGMAYFSMFNYGEITWSTGTASGGDPLTGLGGTTAQSGFNGGDIGHFFNLPGSRSNDVVNIEQTTNVNIPGRWFFRVDTELIDPANGCSYNGRYYRRGEIFWLSDQCSQRCRCLDIHNEVQCQEAPCGQLETCEQQEGAFYCQPTRTSTCVVFGDPHYHTFDGFLYHFQGTCSYLLARPCWEVAGLPFFSVEAKNENRGVASVSWLRDVTVEVYGHRVMLPKGSLGTVQVDGLMKTLPVQLQLGAIRVYQSGVAIALETDFGLLVTYDGQHYASISLPSSYFNNTCGLCGNYNDDPADDPVLPDGSLADSVVELGGSWRAEDTDWRCTDGCAQNCSVCDPLTEAFYFRSDYCGLINKTDGPFRDCRAVVDPTAFVYSCVYDMCSNRDNITTLCQAIQAYALACQALGVTIRPWRSRTFCVSALSCPDFSHYQVCTSACPASCSDLTAPLYCAHPCTEGCQCDDGYVLSGSRCVQREDCGCEHNGLYYPLNNTFWAGPSGEEGECTLLCNCGPAGEVSCFNESCREGEVCVAEVGLLGCYPRREGVCSITQNSVTSSFDGTFMLFPDDSSYYLLKLCGAVPANGSVVEVKMGRRLVNKGPSWKRPVVVTVANLEAQMGGTDFDIVKVNGEPVGLPYVHPMETMMIYKAPGNATVVESRGLLRVSYTRQGFLNISLSTLFYNVTCGLCGVFNSNSTDDLRLPNGRLAESTEQFTEGWRSIADDLTCNGDCDDLYRMCTDLRLYQSPWMCGNINDPGNSSFLACHAVVNPSPFFRNCLYNMCVKEGNRSALCSSLQAYATACQDAQVGLASWRSATNCPLPCPENSHFDECTSACPLTCSNLDEPEEPCPLPCQEGCQCEEGFALRDGLCVARSDCGCMSHGRQLATNQTFWTDWECQERCYCNGSDNSVYCQLAPCHLEEYCQESDGLYFCLPRTEALCVAAGYGHFLPFGGVPFELQSSCTLRMATTHCGRESRDPAAINGAFPEFKLAARNEERDTGQAIWVRGFVLEVYEYEIEVSRSYKNTVTVNKERLYLPLKLGPGKVNIFTWGMQLILETDFGLKVAFDWNTLLLLTLPRDLYNTSCGLCQGMPLSPPTLTTTEWGMAWAERDIFCQVGCGDSCPRCGLGEKTPEAVRLCGLIIDRGGVFARCHSKVAPVFFYQSCLQDTCLDQGAQDTVCNWLQIYASTCQTQGVPVTGWRSDTPCVQSCPPNSYYSSCVPACPPQCAPARGQRDCSQDCVEGCQCDQGYVLNGKSCILPQNCGCYTDGKYYEPKQLFWNSDCTKRCQCIGRNLIQCDPRRCKAEEECTLRYGVRGCFARRSQHCVASGGGVFRTFDGASLRLPASCSFVLSTNCHKLPDLSFQLIANFDKWSTPNLTTISHVYLYINEENILISGSTVKVNGTPVSVPFLTGLMTRLSTSEGFIVIDTPQDIQVRYNHFNTLSITMGQRLQNKVCGLCGNFNGDPSDDYITSRGKPAVSALELAQSWKTNGMQNRFWSFSSSCDETQYVALAQSCDNTAVVALQGEDACQKLTQLKGFFQPCHGLLDPRPFYQSCYLDGCYNHRKAQVCGSLAAYAEACRSLGTLTTKWITQENCSEWIYDPCAGEICTNFTCELENGGDLCGCPELPTSTGADDDILQAEVNCKHAQMEVSISKCKLFQLGFEREDVRINDEHCAGIEGEDFISFHINNTKGHCGSIVQSNGTHIMYKNTVWIESVNNTGNVITRDKTINVEFSCAYELDLKISLETVLKPMLSVINLTLPTQEGNFITKMALYKNSSYRHPYREGEVVLSTRDILFVGVFVEGADENQLILIVNMCWATPSRYSSDRLRYIIIERGCPNIKDNTIGMAENGVSLTCRFHVTVFKFIGDYDEVHLHCDVSLCDSETNACKVNCPHKRRMYSEDSDHKEHILSVGPIRRRESHWCEDNNGGCEQICTSKTTGPVCSCVTGMLQRDGKSCRTVSSSCNLTPTVSLLSVGAVISTFLALIHALLL; from the exons atGGTCAGGCCAGGCTGTCCAGTCATTCTGCTCCAACTCTTCAGCATCTTTATACGGACGGGAG CTACTACTCAGGATATCTTGTATCCATATGGACCCGGCCATAGGGATCTAGAAACCCCAAAGATGGATGATGGGAGTTCACCTGAAATTACTTTGCTTATTCCCTTCATTTTCTTCAATATCCCCTACCGTTCCATCTAC GTCAACAACAATGGTGTGGTGTCCTTCCACGTGCAGGTTAGTCAGTTCACACCAGAAGCTTTCcctctgagtgacagcagatcATTTATTGCTCCACTTTGGGCCGATGTGCACAATGGCATCCGCGGAGATGTGTACTACCGAGAGTCCACTGAACCAGGAATACTGGAAAGGGCAACGCAAGATGTCCGGAAGTACTTCAAAAACATGCCCACTTTTACAGCCACCTGGGTCTTTATTGCAACATGGCACCAAGTCACCTTCTATGGAGGAAGTCAAACAACACCG GTGAACACATTCCAAACTGTACTAATCTCAGATGGCATGGCATACTTCAGTATGTTCAACTATGGAGAAATCACATGGAGCACAGGAACAGCCAGTGGTGGAGATCCATTAACAGGATTGGGTGGAACGACAGCTCAG TCAGGTTTTAATGGTGGAGACATTGGTCACTTCTTCAACCTGCCAGGATCACGGTCTAATGATGTCGTGAACATTGAACAGACAACCAATGTGAATATCCCTGGGCGCTGGTTCTTCCGTGTAGACACTGAGCTGATAGATCCTGCCAATGGCTGCAGCTACAATG GGCGTTACTACAGACGAGGGGAAATCTTCtggctgtctgaccagtgttcaCAGCGATGCCGCTGCCTTGACATTCACAATGAGGTGCAGTGCCAAGAGGCTCCATGCGGGCAACTAGAGACCTGCGAGCAGCAGGAAGGTGCCTTTTACTGCCAGCCGACCCGCACCAGTACTTGCGTGGTATTTGGCGATCCTCATTACCATACCTTCGATGGCTTCCTCTATCACTTCCAGGGAACCTGCTCCTATCTGCTGGCTCGACCCTGCTGGGAGGTGGCAGGGTTACCCTTCTTCAGTGTGGAGGCCAAAAATGAGAACCGTGGCGTCGCCTCTGTTTCTTGGCTCAGAGATGTCACTGTTGAGGTGTATGGTCACAGAGTCATGTTGCCCAAAGGCAGTCTTGGGACAGTCCAG GTGGACGGCTTGATGAAGACTTTACCGGTCCAACTCCAGCTCGGTGCCATCAGGGTATATCAGTCTGGGGTTGCCATTGCTTTAGAAACAGACTTTGGACTCTTAGTTACCTATGATGGCCAACATTATGCATCCATCTCCCTACCCAGCTCCTACTTCAATAACACTTGTGGCCTTTGTGGTAACTATAACGATGACCCTGCCGATGATCCTGTGCTTCCTGACGGCTCACTGGCAGACAGTGTTGTGGAGTTAGGCGGAAGCTGGAGAGCAGAGGACACCGACTGGCGGTGCACAGATGGCTGCGCCCAGAATTGCAGCGTGTGCGACCCTCTTACAGAAGCCTTCTACTTTCGCTCAGACTACTGTGGGCTCATAAACAAAACTGATGGACCTTTCAGGGACTGCAGAGCTGTAGTGGACCCTACAGCCTTTGTGTACAGCTGTGTGTACGACATGTGCAGCAACAGGGATAATATCACCACACTCTGCCAGGCCATCCAGGCCTATGCTCTGGCCTGTCAGGCACTTGGTGTCACAATACGACCATGGAGATCTCGCACCTTCTGTG TCTCAGCTTTGTCATGTCCAGATTTCAGCCATTACCAAGTGTGCACAAGTGCCTGTCCAGCGTCCTGCTCGGACCTCACCGCCCCCCTGTATTGTGCTCACCCCTGCACTGAGGGCTGCCAGTGTGACGATGGCTACGTTCTCAGCGGCAGCCGTTGTGTACAACGTGAAGACTGTGGCTGTGAGCATAACGGCCTCTATTACCCCCTTAATAACACTTTCTGGGCAGGCCCCAGCGGTGAAGAAGGTGAATGTACCCTCCTCTGCAACTGCGGGCCTGCTGGGGAAGTCTCCTGTTTCAACGAGTCCTGTAGGGAGGGCGAGGTGTGCGTAGCAGAGGTGGGCTTGCTTGGTTGCTACCCACGGAGGGAGGGAGTCTGCTCAATCACCCAGAACTCAGTGACATCCTCCTTTGATGGGACCTTCATGCTTTTCCCAGATGACAGCTCCTACTACCTGCTAAAGCTGTGTGGTGCAGTGCCAGCTAACGGCTCAGTGGTGGAGGTGAAGATGGGCAGACGACTGGTGAACAAAGGCCCTTCTTGGAAAAGACCTGTCGTGGTAACAGTGGCTAACCTAGAAGCTCAGATGGGAGGGACTGATTTTGATATAGTCAAG GTAAATGGTGAACCAGTGGGGCTCCCATACGTCCATCCCATGGAGACAATGATGATCTACAAAGCACCAGGCAATGCTACTGTGGTGGAGTCCCGCGGTCTGCTTCGTGTCAGCTACACGCGCCAGGGATTCCTCAACATTTCCCTCTCCACTCTCTTCTACAATGTTACTTGTGGTCTTTGTGGCGTCTTCAACAGCAATTCAACCGATGACCTTCGCCTTCCAAATGGACGCTTGGCTGAGTCTACAGAACAGTTCACAGAGGGCTGGCGGTCCATTGCAGATGACCTCACCTGTAATGGTGACTGTGACGACCTGTATCGAATGTGCACAGACTTGCGGCTCTATCAGAGTCCTTGGATGTGTGGAAACATCAACGACCCGGGGAATAGTTCATTTCTGGCTTGTCATGCTGTGGTCAACCCCTCACCATTCTTCAGGAACTGCTTGTATAACATGTGCGTAAAGGAAGGGAATCGTTCAGCCTTGTGTTCTTCACTACAGGCATACGCCACCGCCTGTCAGGATGCTCAAGTAGGCCTCGCTTCATGGAGGAGTGCCACCAACTGCC CTCTTCCCTGTCCAGAGAACAGCCACTTTGACGAGTGCACCAGCGCCTGCCCTCTGACCTGCTCAAACCTGGATGAACCTGAGGAGCCGTGCCCTCTGCCCTGCCAGGAGGGGTGTCAGTGCGAGGAAGGCTTTGCGCTTCGCGACGGCTTGTGTGTGGCGCGCAGCGATTGTGGCTGTATGAGCCATGGCCGCCAGCTTGCCACTAATCAGACTTTCTGGACGGACTGGGAGTGCCAAGAGCGCTGCTACTGCAACGGCTCTGACAACAGTGTATACTGTCAGCTGGCGCCCTGTCACCTCGAGGAGTACTGCCAGGAGAGTGATGGCCTGTATTTCTGCCTGCCACGCACTGAGGCCCTGTGTGTGGCAGCGGGTTATGGACACTTCCTGCCATTTGGTGGCGTACCATTTGAGTTGCAGAGCTCTTGTACTCTCAGGATGGCCACCACCCACTGTGGTAGAGAGAGCAGAGACCCTGCAGCCATCAATGGAGCTTTTCCTGAATTTAAACTGGCAGCTCGTAATGAGGAAAGGGACACAGGCCAGGCTATCTGGGTGAGGGGATTTGTACTGGAGGTTTATGAGTATGAGATTGAAGTGTCTCGAAGCTACAAAAACACTGTCACG GTGAATAAGGAGCGTTTGTACCTCCCACTGAAGCTGGGCCCGGGGAAGGTCAACATCTTTACCTGGGGCATGCAGCTCATCCTGGAGACAGATTTTGGCCTGAAGGTGGCCTTTGACTGGAACACCCTCCTCCTATTGACTTTGCCCCGTGACCTCTACAACACGTCCTGCGGCCTCTGCCAGGGCATGCCCTTATCCCCACCCACCCTCACCACCACCGAGTGGGGCATGGCCTGGGCAGAGAGGGACATCTTCTGCCAGGTGGGCTGTGGAGACTCGTGCCCTCGCTGTGGCCTGGGTGAGAAAACC CCAGAGGCCGTGAGGCTATGTGGGCTGATCATTGATCGAGGAGGTGTGTTTGCACGTTGTCACAGTAAGGTGGCACCAGTGTTCTTCTATCAGAGCTGCCTGCAGGACACCTGCTTGGACCAGGGCGCTCAGGATACAGTCTGTAACTGGCTACAGATTTATGCCAGCACCTGTCAAACCCAAGGGGTGCCTGTTACCGGCTGGAGGAGTGACACACCGTGTG TCCAGAGCTGTCCACCTAACAGCTATTACTCGAGCTGCGTGCCGGCGTGCCCGCCCCAGTGCGCCCCAGCCCGCGGCCAGAGGGACTGCAGCCAGGACTGTGTGGAGGGCTGCCAGTGCGACCAGGGCTACGTGCTCAACGGCAAGAGCTGCATCCTGCCGCAGAACTGCGGCTGCTACACTGATGGCAAGTACTATGAG CCCAAACAGCTGTTTTGGAACAGCGACTGCACCAAACGGTGCCAGTGCATTGGACGAAACCTGATCCAGTGTGACCCGCGGCGCTGTAAGGCAGAGGAGGAGTGCACCCTGCGGTACGGCGTGAGGGGCTGCTTTGCACGGCGCTCCCAGCACTGTGTGGCATCAGGCGGTGGAGTTTTTAGGACCTTCGATGGGGCCTCGCTGAGGCTGCCGGCCTCCTGCTCCTTCGTCTTGTCCACAAACTGTCACAAGCTGCCCGACCTCTCCTTCCAGCTCATCGCTAACTTTGATAAATGGAGCACACCCAACCTCACCACCATCTCTCATGTCTACCTTTACATCAATGAGGAGAATATACTCATCTCTGGCAGCACTGTCAAG GTTAATGGGACACCAGTATCAGTCCCGTTTCTAACCGGGCTGATGACTCGTCTGTCCACGTCCGAAGGCTTCATCGTCATCGACACGCCCCAGGACATCCAGGTTCGATACAACCACTTTAACACCCTGAGCATCACAATGGGCCAGCGGCTGCAGAACAAGGTGTGTGGCCTCTGCGGGAACTTCAACGGAGACCCCAGTGACGACTACATCACCTCCAGGGGCAAGCCGGCTGTCAGCGCTCTGGAGCTGGCACAGAGCTGGAAGACCAACGGTATGCAGAACAG ATTTTGGTCCTTCTCCTCTAGTTGTGATGAAACCCAGTACGTGGCTCTGGCCCAGTCCTGTGACAACACAGCAGTGGTGGCACTGCAGGGTGAGGATGCCTGTCAAAAGCTCACACAGCTGAAGGGTTTCTTCCAGCCGTGCCACGGCCTGCTGGACCCCCGGCCCTTCTACCAGTCCTGCTACCTGGATGGCTGCTACAATCACCGGAAGGCTCAGGTCTGTGGCTCACTGGCTGCCTACGCAGAGGCCTGCCGCTCCCTGGGCACCCTCACCACCAAATGGATCACCCAAGAGAACTGCT CAGAATGGATCTACGACCCCTGTGCAGGAGAGATCTGCACAAACTTCACCTGTGAGCTGGAGAACGGAGGCGACCTGTGTGGCTGTCCAGAGTTACCAACCAGCACTGGAG CAGATGATGACATCCTCCAGGCGGAGGTGAACTGTAAGCACGCTCAGATGGAGGTTTCCATCTCCAAGTGTAAACTCTTCCAACTGGGTTTTGAACGGGAGGACGTCAGGATCAACGACGAGCACTGCGCCGGCATCGAGGGAGAGGACTTCATCTCCTTCCACATCAACAACACCAAGGGACACTGCGGCTCCATCGTACAG TCGAACGGCACACACATCATGTATAAGAACACTGTGTGGATCGAGAGCGTGAACAACACGGGCAACGTCATCACCAGGGACAAAACCATCAACGTGGAGTTCTCCTGCGCCTATGAACTGGACCTGAAGATCTCGCTGGAGACCGTCCTCAAGCCCATGCTCAG TGTGATAAACCTCACCTTACCGACCCAGGAGGGAAACTTCATCACGAAGATGGCTCTATATAAGAACTCCTCGTACCGCCATCCGTACAGGGAGGGCGAGGTGGTGCTCAGCACTCGAGACATCCTTTTCGTGGGCGTGTTTGTTGAGGGGGCAGATGAAAACCAGCTCATCCTCATCGTAAACATGTGCTGGGCCACGCCGTCTCGCTACAGCAGCGATCGCCTCCGTTATATCATCATAGAGCGAGG GTGTCCAAACATTAAGGACAACACCATCGGTATGGCCGAGAACGGTGTGTCACTCACCTGTCGCTTCCATGTCACCGTCTTCAAGTTCATCGGGGATTACGATGAGGTCCACCTCCACTGTGACGTCTCCCTGTGCGACTCCGAAACAAATGCCTGCAAAGTG AACTGTCCACACAAGAGAAGAATGTACTCCGAGGACAGCGACCATAAAGAGCACATACTGTCCGTTGGGCCAATAAGAAGGAGAG AATCACACTGGTGCGAAGACAACAATGGCGGCTGTGAGCAGATCTGCACCAGCAAGACGACCGGaccggtctgcagctgtgtgactGGGATGCTGCAACGAGATGGGAAAAGCTGCAGGA CTGTGAGCTCGAGCTGTAACCTGACTCCGACAGTTTCTCTGCTGAGCGTCGGTGCTGTGATCTCCACGTTCCTGGCTCTGATTCACGCTCTCCTCTTATAA